Proteins encoded in a region of the Coffea eugenioides isolate CCC68of chromosome 4, Ceug_1.0, whole genome shotgun sequence genome:
- the LOC113768149 gene encoding pentatricopeptide repeat-containing protein PNM1, mitochondrial: protein MPKPTFPLPPLHLRKLLRSFSSSVIVTRQRTPKHLFLSQSPPPLHHPFSHPITITRAANASHFLLHHPFSLRRFCASSSSPTDDDLSATERDPFAEEETLAQSLAYELLKDPDLESLSLSQRLDLSFAHVTLTPSLVFNTLSLSLDAGRTVLDFLKWVSSRPNAFDVDDELFSYFVDYFGRRKDFKAAHDVLVDGIGKTGWKSFESLVDRLVRAGRPTQAVALFEKMETEYGLKRNLDYLKLIVSKLCEHGFASYAEKMVKSLANEFFPDEYICDALIRGWCVDEKLDEAKRLAGEMYRGGFEISTLAYNAILDCVCRLCRKKDPFRLQSEAQKVLVEMEEIGVPRDVETFNVLINNLCKIRMTEDAMKLFYRMGEWGCYPNETTFILMIRSLYQAARVGEGDEMIDRMKSAGYGDALDKKEYYGLLKILCGIERIDHAMTVFVKMKEDGCKPGIKTYDLLMGKLCAHGRLDKANVLYKEAESNGVPVEPKAYKLDPRFVKKKPTAVKEEKKRETLPEKMARKRRTLKKLRLSYVKKPKRMMRRAF, encoded by the coding sequence ATGCCTAAACCCACCTTCCCGTTACCCCCTCTCCACCTTCGGAAACTTCTCCGCTCCTTTTCTTCATCAGTAATAGTCACCAGACAACGGACCCCTAAACATCTCTTCCTCTCCCAATCTCCACCACCGCTCCACCACCCATTTTCCCACCCCATTACCATTACCCGTGCCGCCAATGCCAGCCACTTTCTGTTGCACCACCCCTTTTCCTTGAGACGCTTCTGcgcctcctcctcctcccctaCCGATGATGATTTATCAGCAACAGAGAGGGACCCTTTTGCAGAAGAAGAAACACTTGCCCAGTCTCTTGCTTATGAGCTTCTCAAAGACCCAGATTTGGAATCCTTGTCCTTATCTCAAAGATTGGATCTCTCTTTTGCACATGTAACTCTGACGCCTTCCTTGGTTTTTAACACACTCAGTCTTTCCCTTGATGCTGGGCGGACAGTTCTTGATTTTCTCAAATGGGTAAGTTCAAGACCCAATGCTTTTGATGTTGACGATGAATTATTTTCCTATTTTGTGGATTATTTTGGGAGGAGGAAGGATTTTAAGGCTGCCCATGATGTTCTTGTTGATGGGATTGGAAAAACTGGGTGGAAATCctttgaatctttggttgaTAGGCTAGTTAGGGCCGGCCGGCCCACGCAAGCTGTAGCATTGTTTGAGAAAATGGAGACGGAATATGGGCTGAAGAGAAATTTGGATTATTTGAAACTGATCGTGTCCAAGCTCTGTGAACATGGTTTTGCTAGTTATGctgagaaaatggtgaaaagtttGGCTAATGAGTTTTTCCCTGATGAGTACATCTGTGATGCTTTGATTAGAGGGTGGTGTGTTGATGAGAAACTGGACGAGGCGAAGAGGTTAGCTGGAGAAATGTATAGGGGAGGGTTTGAGATTAGTACTTTGGCTTATAATGCTATTCTCGATTGTGTGTGTAGGCTTTGTAGGAAAAAGGATCCGTTTCGTCTTCAATCTGAGGCTCAGAAGGTGTTGGTGGAGATGGAAGAGATAGGTGTTCCACGAGACGTGGAGACCTTCAATGTGTTGATTAATAACTTGTGTAAGATTAGGATGACAGAGGATGCCATGAAATTGTTTTATAGGATGGGTGAGTGGGGGTGTTATCCAAACGAAACAACATTTATTTTGATGATTAGGAGTTTGTATCAAGCAGCCAGGGTCGGAGAGGGTGATGAAATGATTGATAGAATGAAATCGGCGGGGTATGGGGATGCACTTGATAAAAAAGAATATTATGGGTTGCTGAAGATATTGTGCGGGATTGAGAGGATTGATCATGCTATGACTGTCTTTGTGAAAATGAAAGAGGATGGTTGCAAGCCAGGGATCAAGACTTATGATTTGTTGATGGGGAAATTATGTGCTCATGGGAGATTGGATAAAGCAAATGTTCTCTACAAGGAAGCAGAGAGTAATGGGGTGCCTGTTGAACCCAAAGCTTATAAGTTAGATCCTAGGTTTGTAAAGAAGAAACCTACTGCTGTGAAGGAGGAGAAGAAGAGGGAAACTTTGCCTGAGAAAATGGCTAGGAAAAGGAGAACTCTTAAGAAGCTTAGACTAAGTTATGTAAAGAAGCCAAAGCGAATGATGCGTCGAGCTTTCTGA
- the LOC113767386 gene encoding cleavage stimulation factor subunit 50 isoform X4, producing MLRGVSTAAFLESNRHAGYDSIAAPRAALDFSAMLDTKGSSKSFPKHETRHVSEHKNVARCARFSPDGRFLATGSVDTSIKLFEISKIKQMMLRDAGDGPVRPIIGTFYDHVQPINDLDFHPQNTVLVSGAKDHTIKFFDFSKTAAKKAFRVIQDTHIVRSVSFHPSGEFLLAGTDHPVAHLYDVNTFQCYLSANIQDIGLNGAINQVRYSSTGSMYVTASKDGAIRLWDGISANCGRTIIGAHGAAEATSADLTKDEKYVLSCGKDSTVKLWEVGTGRLVKQYLGATHTQLRCQAVFNDTEEFILSIDEATNEIVVWDALTAEKVARWPSNHVGAPQWLEHSPTEAAFASCGADRSIRFWKEIL from the exons ATGTTAAGAGGAGTTTCTACAGCTGCATTTTTAGAGTCAAATAGACATGCAGGATATGATTCCATTGCAGCTCCACGTGCCGCTCTTGATTTCAG TGCCATGCTTGATACTAAAGGATCATCAAAGAGCTTTCCAAAGCATGAGACACGACATGTCTCAGAGCACAAG AATGTCGCAAGATGTGCAAGATTTAGTCCTGATGGAAGGTTTCTTGCAACTGGCAGTGTTGACACATCAATTAAACTGTTTGAG ATATCaaaaatcaagcaaatgatGCTGCGAGATGCAGGAGATGGCCCTGTACGGCCTATCATAGGGACATTCTATGATCACGTTCAA CCAATAAATGACTTGGATTTTCATCCTCAAAATACAGTTCTTGTATCTGGGGCTAAGGATCATACAATAAA GTTCTTTGATTTTTCCAAGACGGCAGCAAAGAAAGCATTTAGAGTTATTCAG GATACTCACATTGTGAGGTCAGTATCATTTCACCCTTCTGGCGAATTTCTTTTGGCAG GAACTGATCATCCAGTTGCACATTTATATGATGTTAATACTTTTCAATGTTATTTATCCGCAAATATCCAAGATATTGGTCTTAATGGAGCCATAAATCAG GTGAGGTACTCATCTACTGGTAGTATGTATGTTACTGCATCTAAGGATGGTGCTATACGGTTGTGGGATGGGATAAGTGCCAATTGTGGGCGCACTATAATTGGTGCACATGGAGCAGCTGAGGCCACAAGTGCAGATTTGACAAAGGACGAAAA GTATGTTCTCTCTTGTGGAAAAGATTCTACTGTGAAGCTCTGGGAAGTTGGCACTGGAAGATTAGTTAAGCAATATCTTGGAGCCACACATACACAGTTGCGGTGCCAG GCAGTTTTTAATGACACAGAAGAGTTCATCTTGTCCATTGATGAAGCCACAAATGAG ATTGTAGTTTGGGATGCACTTACAGCAGAAAAAGTGGCTCGATGGCCTTCAAACCATGTTGGTGCTCCACAATGGTTGGAGCATTCACCAACAGAGGCAGCTTTTGCTTCTTGTGGGGCTGATAGGTCAATACGGTTCTGGAAGGAGATTCTCTAG
- the LOC113767386 gene encoding cleavage stimulation factor subunit 50 isoform X1, which translates to MESTNNNNRLEQTLQDGKLYRHVNSLIVAHLRDNNLNQAASTVALATMTPLNVEAPPSKLLELVAKGLAVEKDEMLRGVSTAAFLESNRHAGYDSIAAPRAALDFSAMLDTKGSSKSFPKHETRHVSEHKNVARCARFSPDGRFLATGSVDTSIKLFEISKIKQMMLRDAGDGPVRPIIGTFYDHVQPINDLDFHPQNTVLVSGAKDHTIKFFDFSKTAAKKAFRVIQDTHIVRSVSFHPSGEFLLAGTDHPVAHLYDVNTFQCYLSANIQDIGLNGAINQVRYSSTGSMYVTASKDGAIRLWDGISANCGRTIIGAHGAAEATSADLTKDEKYVLSCGKDSTVKLWEVGTGRLVKQYLGATHTQLRCQAVFNDTEEFILSIDEATNEIVVWDALTAEKVARWPSNHVGAPQWLEHSPTEAAFASCGADRSIRFWKEIL; encoded by the exons ATGGAGAGCACGAATAACAATAACAGGTTGGAGCAGACACTTCAGGATGGAAAGCTCTATCGACACGTTAATTCACTAATTGTTGCTCATCTTCGTGACAACAATCTCAATCAG GCTGCAAGTACGGTGGCTTTGGCTACTATGACTCCATTAAATGTTGAAGCTCCTCCTAGCAAGCTTCTTGAACTGGTGGCCAAG GGTCTTGCAGTGGAGAAAGATGAGATGTTAAGAGGAGTTTCTACAGCTGCATTTTTAGAGTCAAATAGACATGCAGGATATGATTCCATTGCAGCTCCACGTGCCGCTCTTGATTTCAG TGCCATGCTTGATACTAAAGGATCATCAAAGAGCTTTCCAAAGCATGAGACACGACATGTCTCAGAGCACAAG AATGTCGCAAGATGTGCAAGATTTAGTCCTGATGGAAGGTTTCTTGCAACTGGCAGTGTTGACACATCAATTAAACTGTTTGAG ATATCaaaaatcaagcaaatgatGCTGCGAGATGCAGGAGATGGCCCTGTACGGCCTATCATAGGGACATTCTATGATCACGTTCAA CCAATAAATGACTTGGATTTTCATCCTCAAAATACAGTTCTTGTATCTGGGGCTAAGGATCATACAATAAA GTTCTTTGATTTTTCCAAGACGGCAGCAAAGAAAGCATTTAGAGTTATTCAG GATACTCACATTGTGAGGTCAGTATCATTTCACCCTTCTGGCGAATTTCTTTTGGCAG GAACTGATCATCCAGTTGCACATTTATATGATGTTAATACTTTTCAATGTTATTTATCCGCAAATATCCAAGATATTGGTCTTAATGGAGCCATAAATCAG GTGAGGTACTCATCTACTGGTAGTATGTATGTTACTGCATCTAAGGATGGTGCTATACGGTTGTGGGATGGGATAAGTGCCAATTGTGGGCGCACTATAATTGGTGCACATGGAGCAGCTGAGGCCACAAGTGCAGATTTGACAAAGGACGAAAA GTATGTTCTCTCTTGTGGAAAAGATTCTACTGTGAAGCTCTGGGAAGTTGGCACTGGAAGATTAGTTAAGCAATATCTTGGAGCCACACATACACAGTTGCGGTGCCAG GCAGTTTTTAATGACACAGAAGAGTTCATCTTGTCCATTGATGAAGCCACAAATGAG ATTGTAGTTTGGGATGCACTTACAGCAGAAAAAGTGGCTCGATGGCCTTCAAACCATGTTGGTGCTCCACAATGGTTGGAGCATTCACCAACAGAGGCAGCTTTTGCTTCTTGTGGGGCTGATAGGTCAATACGGTTCTGGAAGGAGATTCTCTAG
- the LOC113767386 gene encoding cleavage stimulation factor subunit 50 isoform X2 — protein MLKLLLASFLNWWPRFVFFVEKDEMLRGVSTAAFLESNRHAGYDSIAAPRAALDFSAMLDTKGSSKSFPKHETRHVSEHKNVARCARFSPDGRFLATGSVDTSIKLFEISKIKQMMLRDAGDGPVRPIIGTFYDHVQPINDLDFHPQNTVLVSGAKDHTIKFFDFSKTAAKKAFRVIQDTHIVRSVSFHPSGEFLLAGTDHPVAHLYDVNTFQCYLSANIQDIGLNGAINQVRYSSTGSMYVTASKDGAIRLWDGISANCGRTIIGAHGAAEATSADLTKDEKYVLSCGKDSTVKLWEVGTGRLVKQYLGATHTQLRCQAVFNDTEEFILSIDEATNEIVVWDALTAEKVARWPSNHVGAPQWLEHSPTEAAFASCGADRSIRFWKEIL, from the exons ATGTTGAAGCTCCTCCTAGCAAGCTTCTTGAACTGGTGGCCAAGGTTTGTATTCTTTG TGGAGAAAGATGAGATGTTAAGAGGAGTTTCTACAGCTGCATTTTTAGAGTCAAATAGACATGCAGGATATGATTCCATTGCAGCTCCACGTGCCGCTCTTGATTTCAG TGCCATGCTTGATACTAAAGGATCATCAAAGAGCTTTCCAAAGCATGAGACACGACATGTCTCAGAGCACAAG AATGTCGCAAGATGTGCAAGATTTAGTCCTGATGGAAGGTTTCTTGCAACTGGCAGTGTTGACACATCAATTAAACTGTTTGAG ATATCaaaaatcaagcaaatgatGCTGCGAGATGCAGGAGATGGCCCTGTACGGCCTATCATAGGGACATTCTATGATCACGTTCAA CCAATAAATGACTTGGATTTTCATCCTCAAAATACAGTTCTTGTATCTGGGGCTAAGGATCATACAATAAA GTTCTTTGATTTTTCCAAGACGGCAGCAAAGAAAGCATTTAGAGTTATTCAG GATACTCACATTGTGAGGTCAGTATCATTTCACCCTTCTGGCGAATTTCTTTTGGCAG GAACTGATCATCCAGTTGCACATTTATATGATGTTAATACTTTTCAATGTTATTTATCCGCAAATATCCAAGATATTGGTCTTAATGGAGCCATAAATCAG GTGAGGTACTCATCTACTGGTAGTATGTATGTTACTGCATCTAAGGATGGTGCTATACGGTTGTGGGATGGGATAAGTGCCAATTGTGGGCGCACTATAATTGGTGCACATGGAGCAGCTGAGGCCACAAGTGCAGATTTGACAAAGGACGAAAA GTATGTTCTCTCTTGTGGAAAAGATTCTACTGTGAAGCTCTGGGAAGTTGGCACTGGAAGATTAGTTAAGCAATATCTTGGAGCCACACATACACAGTTGCGGTGCCAG GCAGTTTTTAATGACACAGAAGAGTTCATCTTGTCCATTGATGAAGCCACAAATGAG ATTGTAGTTTGGGATGCACTTACAGCAGAAAAAGTGGCTCGATGGCCTTCAAACCATGTTGGTGCTCCACAATGGTTGGAGCATTCACCAACAGAGGCAGCTTTTGCTTCTTGTGGGGCTGATAGGTCAATACGGTTCTGGAAGGAGATTCTCTAG
- the LOC113767386 gene encoding cleavage stimulation factor subunit 50 isoform X3, whose protein sequence is MESTNNNNRLEQTLQDGKLYRHVNSLIVAHLRDNNLNQAASTVALATMTPLNVEAPPSKLLELVAKGLAVEKDEMLRGVSTAAFLESNRHAGYDSIAAPRAALDFSAMLDTKGSSKSFPKHETRHVSEHKNVARCARFSPDGRFLATGSVDTSIKLFEISKIKQMMLRDAGDGPVRPIIGTFYDHVQPINDLDFHPQNTVLVSGAKDHTIKFFDFSKTAAKKAFRVIQDTHIVRSVSFHPSGEFLLAGTDHPVAHLYDVNTFQCYLSANIQDIGLNGAINQVRYSSTGSMYVTASKDGAIRLWDGISANCGRTIIGAHGAAEATSADLTKDEKYVLSCGKDSTVKLWEVGTGRLVKQYLGATHTQLRCQFLMTQKSSSCPLMKPQMRL, encoded by the exons ATGGAGAGCACGAATAACAATAACAGGTTGGAGCAGACACTTCAGGATGGAAAGCTCTATCGACACGTTAATTCACTAATTGTTGCTCATCTTCGTGACAACAATCTCAATCAG GCTGCAAGTACGGTGGCTTTGGCTACTATGACTCCATTAAATGTTGAAGCTCCTCCTAGCAAGCTTCTTGAACTGGTGGCCAAG GGTCTTGCAGTGGAGAAAGATGAGATGTTAAGAGGAGTTTCTACAGCTGCATTTTTAGAGTCAAATAGACATGCAGGATATGATTCCATTGCAGCTCCACGTGCCGCTCTTGATTTCAG TGCCATGCTTGATACTAAAGGATCATCAAAGAGCTTTCCAAAGCATGAGACACGACATGTCTCAGAGCACAAG AATGTCGCAAGATGTGCAAGATTTAGTCCTGATGGAAGGTTTCTTGCAACTGGCAGTGTTGACACATCAATTAAACTGTTTGAG ATATCaaaaatcaagcaaatgatGCTGCGAGATGCAGGAGATGGCCCTGTACGGCCTATCATAGGGACATTCTATGATCACGTTCAA CCAATAAATGACTTGGATTTTCATCCTCAAAATACAGTTCTTGTATCTGGGGCTAAGGATCATACAATAAA GTTCTTTGATTTTTCCAAGACGGCAGCAAAGAAAGCATTTAGAGTTATTCAG GATACTCACATTGTGAGGTCAGTATCATTTCACCCTTCTGGCGAATTTCTTTTGGCAG GAACTGATCATCCAGTTGCACATTTATATGATGTTAATACTTTTCAATGTTATTTATCCGCAAATATCCAAGATATTGGTCTTAATGGAGCCATAAATCAG GTGAGGTACTCATCTACTGGTAGTATGTATGTTACTGCATCTAAGGATGGTGCTATACGGTTGTGGGATGGGATAAGTGCCAATTGTGGGCGCACTATAATTGGTGCACATGGAGCAGCTGAGGCCACAAGTGCAGATTTGACAAAGGACGAAAA GTATGTTCTCTCTTGTGGAAAAGATTCTACTGTGAAGCTCTGGGAAGTTGGCACTGGAAGATTAGTTAAGCAATATCTTGGAGCCACACATACACAGTTGCGGTGCCAG TTTTTAATGACACAGAAGAGTTCATCTTGTCCATTGATGAAGCCACAAATGAG ATTGTAG